A genomic window from Flavobacterium sp. I3-2 includes:
- a CDS encoding putative LPS assembly protein LptD: MQTKVNYIVFITIVFSLFTSDAFCQEIRNKNISIPIEIQKDTTKIKKNTPIINDTIKNDSKSQKKKQKLEGIVSRGAVDYEKLDQKKKLITLYNKAYFKYLDYELTAGKIVYDYDKKELYAGRIKDSLGNYSQRPVFKQGSQVIEPDSIRFNTETKKAIVWNTRTTYDEFKIKAAKTKKENDSVYFMKDIIFTTSEDIDNPEYYFKTNKGKFVPGKKVVTGVTNMVIQDVPTPIGLPFAFFPMSEKSISGFIIPSFGDTNLRGYYLQNGGYYFALSDNYDLTILGDYYTNGSFALRGTSSYAKRYKYSGNFNISYDNLIESERGLPDYLNAKLYNIQWSHSQDAKANPNSRFSASVNMGSSNYFRQSLNTRNVGANLNNTLSSSISYSKNFQTVPQVNLSLAATHSQNTNTQSVNMSLPTMQLNVDRIFPFAPKSGIKKGFIHNINLQYSLRGENRINTTDSLFFKREMFSNMNSGMQHSIPLSTNFKIFKYFSVSTSVNYSETWVFNTIKKYYDENTGKVEDRRQNGFDAFRQYNMSANIGTTLYGTFNFSENSRIQAIRHVMRPSISYSYTPSFEQYYDTYAIDALGTTINEYTRFEQGLFGTPNKQMSNIANFSLGNNLEAKVKDKETDEVKKVMLLNNLNLSTNYNFTADSLKLAPVRLSAGTQLLKDKMQINLGATLDPYAINNAGQRIDMWNIDNGGSLFRMTSANATVNYSLSSTDALFGGSDSKKNNENPNVMNGGRADDLFGQATDLADRRKSMFGEKDEEKNTSKGFYNNSIPWDLTLAYSVTYTNNNRNSQISNNSVMFSGNLTPSEGWRVGFSSGYDFKNRGVTYTQIRFERDLKSWRFDLSWVPNGYYKQWNFFIGIKSSILQDIKYEKRNAADRIYR, encoded by the coding sequence TTGCAAACAAAAGTAAACTATATCGTTTTTATTACAATAGTCTTTTCACTATTCACTTCGGATGCTTTTTGTCAAGAAATCCGAAATAAAAACATTTCAATACCTATTGAAATTCAGAAAGATACAACTAAAATAAAGAAAAACACACCCATTATAAACGACACTATTAAAAATGATTCTAAATCACAAAAAAAGAAACAAAAATTAGAAGGAATTGTTAGTCGAGGTGCTGTCGATTATGAAAAATTAGATCAAAAAAAGAAACTAATAACTTTATATAACAAAGCGTATTTTAAATATTTAGATTACGAATTAACAGCTGGTAAAATTGTATATGATTATGACAAAAAAGAATTATATGCCGGTCGTATAAAAGATAGTCTAGGAAATTATTCTCAACGACCTGTTTTTAAACAAGGTTCTCAAGTTATCGAACCAGATTCAATTCGTTTTAATACCGAAACAAAGAAAGCTATTGTTTGGAATACGCGTACCACTTATGACGAATTTAAAATAAAAGCAGCGAAAACAAAAAAAGAAAACGATTCTGTTTACTTTATGAAGGACATTATTTTCACTACTTCTGAAGATATTGACAATCCTGAATATTATTTTAAAACAAATAAAGGAAAATTTGTACCTGGTAAAAAAGTGGTTACTGGAGTTACAAACATGGTCATTCAAGATGTTCCTACTCCAATTGGTTTACCATTTGCATTTTTTCCAATGAGTGAAAAATCAATATCTGGTTTTATAATTCCATCATTTGGAGATACAAACCTAAGAGGTTATTATTTACAAAATGGTGGTTATTATTTTGCATTGAGTGACAATTATGATTTAACTATTTTAGGAGATTATTATACCAACGGAAGTTTTGCTTTAAGAGGAACTTCGAGTTACGCAAAGCGATATAAATATTCCGGAAATTTCAACATCAGCTATGATAATTTGATTGAAAGCGAACGTGGATTACCTGATTATTTAAATGCAAAATTATACAACATTCAATGGAGTCATTCTCAAGACGCAAAAGCAAATCCTAACTCGAGATTTTCTGCTTCTGTAAATATGGGAAGTAGTAACTATTTTAGGCAATCATTAAATACTCGAAATGTTGGTGCAAACCTCAACAATACCTTGTCATCATCTATTTCGTATTCAAAAAATTTCCAAACAGTTCCTCAAGTAAACTTAAGTTTAGCTGCTACACATTCACAAAATACAAATACACAATCAGTGAATATGTCGCTTCCGACTATGCAATTAAATGTTGACCGTATCTTCCCTTTTGCTCCAAAATCAGGAATAAAAAAAGGTTTTATTCATAATATCAACTTGCAATATTCATTAAGAGGTGAAAACCGAATCAATACAACTGATTCACTTTTCTTTAAAAGAGAAATGTTTAGTAATATGAATTCAGGAATGCAACATTCAATACCACTTTCAACGAATTTTAAGATTTTTAAATATTTTTCAGTTTCAACATCAGTAAACTATTCTGAAACTTGGGTGTTTAATACCATCAAAAAATATTACGATGAAAACACAGGTAAGGTTGAAGATAGAAGACAAAATGGTTTTGATGCATTTAGACAATACAACATGTCTGCAAATATTGGAACAACTCTTTATGGTACTTTTAATTTTTCTGAGAATTCGAGAATTCAAGCAATTCGTCACGTCATGAGACCATCGATTTCATACAGTTATACTCCAAGTTTTGAACAATATTACGACACTTATGCTATCGATGCTTTAGGTACTACAATAAATGAATATACACGTTTTGAACAAGGTCTTTTTGGAACACCTAACAAGCAAATGAGTAACATTGCCAATTTTTCGCTTGGAAATAATCTTGAAGCAAAAGTTAAAGACAAAGAAACAGATGAAGTAAAAAAAGTGATGTTACTTAACAATTTAAATTTAAGTACAAACTACAATTTCACCGCAGACTCGCTTAAGTTAGCTCCAGTACGTTTGAGTGCAGGAACACAACTTTTAAAAGATAAAATGCAAATTAACTTAGGAGCAACATTAGATCCATATGCTATAAATAATGCCGGTCAGAGAATCGATATGTGGAACATTGATAACGGAGGAAGTTTGTTTAGAATGACAAGTGCAAACGCAACCGTAAACTATTCTCTTTCTAGTACAGACGCCCTTTTTGGAGGTTCTGATTCTAAAAAAAACAACGAAAATCCAAATGTAATGAACGGTGGTCGTGCTGATGATTTATTTGGTCAAGCAACCGATTTAGCAGATAGACGAAAGAGTATGTTTGGCGAAAAAGATGAAGAAAAAAACACTTCAAAAGGTTTTTACAACAATAGTATTCCTTGGGATTTGACGTTAGCCTATTCTGTTACTTACACCAATAATAATAGAAATTCGCAAATATCAAATAATTCAGTCATGTTCTCTGGAAATTTAACACCATCTGAAGGTTGGAGGGTTGGATTTTCGAGTGGATACGATTTTAAAAACAGAGGTGTCACTTATACACAAATTCGATTTGAAAGAGATTTAAAATCTTGGAGATTTGATTTATCTTGGGTTCCAAATGGCTATTACAAACAATGGAATTTCTTTATTGGTATTAAATCGTCAATTTTACAAGATATCAAATACGAAAAACGAAACGCAGCAGATAGAATTTATAGATAG
- a CDS encoding (Fe-S)-binding protein, whose product MQILSSILFIALAVVGISFFAINAKKIYRNIKLGQSVDRTDNPSERWKNMLLIAFGQKKMFSRPIPALLHLAIYVAFIITQIELIEIFIDGIFGTHRVFKDSLGQLYTFIISLIELVSLGALIATIAFLSRRNLLKLPRLNKEELLGWPKKDGNIILMMELVLVFCIFTMNGTDEALYNMGASHYANGTQGSFGFAISQHLGPAIFGSMSEGTLHFLERVGWWGHFAMVLAFLNYLYFSKHLHILLAFPNTYFANLRPLGQLDNLQSVTNEVKLMMDPNADPFAAPAPDADATPAKFGASDVQDLNWVQLLNAYSCTECGRCTSSCPANITGKKLSPRNIMMKTRDRLEEVGKNIDANKGTFIDDGKSLLNDYITPEELWACTSCNACVQECPIEISPLSIIMDMRRFLVMEQSAAPMELNTMMTNIENNGAPWQYNQMDRLNWKDEN is encoded by the coding sequence ATGCAAATTTTAAGCAGTATTTTATTTATAGCTTTAGCTGTAGTAGGTATTTCTTTTTTCGCAATCAATGCCAAAAAGATTTATCGAAACATCAAGCTAGGTCAATCTGTAGACAGGACTGATAATCCATCTGAACGATGGAAAAATATGCTACTTATAGCTTTTGGACAAAAGAAAATGTTTTCGCGTCCAATTCCTGCGCTTTTACACTTAGCGATTTATGTGGCTTTTATCATTACTCAAATTGAATTGATAGAAATTTTTATCGATGGAATTTTTGGAACACACCGTGTTTTTAAAGATTCGTTAGGCCAACTTTACACATTTATCATCAGTTTAATTGAGCTTGTTTCATTAGGAGCTTTAATTGCTACAATTGCATTTTTATCAAGAAGAAATTTACTTAAACTTCCTCGTTTAAATAAAGAAGAACTTTTAGGATGGCCAAAAAAAGATGGTAATATCATTTTAATGATGGAACTTGTTTTGGTGTTTTGCATTTTTACAATGAATGGAACCGATGAAGCTTTATATAATATGGGAGCTTCTCATTATGCCAACGGAACTCAAGGTTCATTCGGTTTTGCAATTTCACAGCATTTAGGTCCAGCTATTTTCGGATCTATGTCTGAAGGAACATTACATTTCTTAGAACGCGTAGGTTGGTGGGGACACTTTGCAATGGTTTTAGCTTTCTTAAACTATTTGTATTTCTCTAAACACTTACATATTTTATTAGCTTTCCCAAATACGTATTTTGCAAATTTACGTCCATTAGGACAGTTAGATAATTTACAATCTGTTACAAACGAAGTTAAGTTAATGATGGATCCAAATGCTGATCCGTTTGCTGCTCCTGCACCAGATGCTGATGCAACTCCTGCAAAATTCGGAGCTTCTGATGTACAAGATTTAAATTGGGTTCAATTATTAAATGCGTATTCTTGTACAGAATGTGGTCGTTGTACTTCATCTTGTCCGGCAAATATTACAGGTAAAAAATTATCTCCTCGTAACATCATGATGAAAACGCGTGATCGTTTAGAAGAAGTTGGTAAAAATATCGATGCAAATAAAGGAACTTTCATTGATGACGGAAAATCTTTATTAAACGATTATATTACTCCAGAAGAACTTTGGGCTTGTACAAGTTGTAATGCTTGTGTTCAAGAATGTCCAATCGAAATCAGTCCATTATCAATTATCATGGATATGAGAAGATTCTTAGTAATGGAACAAAGTGCGGCACCAATGGAATTAAATACCATGATGACAAACATTGAAAACAATGGAGCACCTTGGCAATACAATCAAATGGATCGTCTTAATTGGAAAGACGAAAATTAA
- a CDS encoding CCC motif membrane protein: protein MENQEFNPYQNQQNDNFVIQQNLPNSTPVLIMGILSILGCCFYGVGVIFGIIGIVLTNKDMKLYNANPSQYKGLSTLNTGKILCIIGLILSAISLIITIYIFAIYGYDNYQNDMLEWSMRMQQDSM, encoded by the coding sequence ATGGAAAATCAGGAATTTAACCCTTATCAAAATCAACAAAACGACAATTTTGTTATTCAACAAAACTTACCAAACTCTACACCTGTATTAATTATGGGAATTTTATCCATCCTAGGATGTTGTTTCTACGGAGTTGGAGTAATTTTTGGAATTATTGGTATTGTCTTAACAAATAAGGACATGAAATTATATAATGCCAATCCTAGTCAATACAAAGGTCTTAGCACCTTAAATACAGGAAAAATATTATGTATTATTGGTCTTATTTTAAGTGCAATATCTTTGATTATTACAATTTATATTTTTGCGATTTATGGTTATGATAATTATCAAAATGATATGTTGGAATGGTCAATGAGAATGCAACAAGATTCAATGTAA
- a CDS encoding type I phosphomannose isomerase catalytic subunit codes for MNSNSNNINILDSKEVFIAYPLLFKPILKNRIWGGNKLATLGKELTSETTGESWELSMVENDLSVVANGLYTNETIKTLIDNFSVEILGDSITKRFGKQFPLLFKFLDAKSDLSIQLHPNDELAKKRHNSFGKTEMWYIMQADENARIILGFKENSSSEEYLEHLEKKSLPTILKEYKVKKGDVFFIETGTIHAIGGGILLAEIQQTSDITYRVYDWDRVDENGNSRELHVDLALEAINYQKQNPEIVHSKTENQENRLVSCDFFTTNLIPLNGALGINKSNELFYVYICTEGNFEIVYNSKTLKFKKGDTILIPAELKDYTLKGEATLLEIFIK; via the coding sequence CTTAAAAATAGAATTTGGGGAGGAAATAAATTAGCTACTTTAGGAAAAGAATTAACATCAGAAACGACTGGAGAAAGTTGGGAGCTTTCAATGGTAGAAAATGATTTGAGTGTAGTAGCAAATGGCTTATATACGAATGAAACCATAAAAACGTTAATTGATAATTTTTCAGTAGAAATTTTAGGTGATTCAATTACAAAGAGATTTGGAAAACAGTTTCCTTTACTTTTTAAATTTTTAGATGCCAAATCTGACCTTTCTATTCAATTACATCCGAATGATGAACTTGCAAAAAAAAGACATAATAGTTTTGGGAAAACCGAAATGTGGTACATCATGCAAGCCGATGAAAATGCTAGAATTATTTTAGGTTTTAAAGAAAATTCGTCGTCAGAAGAATATCTAGAACATTTAGAAAAAAAATCACTTCCAACGATTCTAAAAGAATACAAAGTAAAAAAAGGCGATGTCTTTTTTATAGAAACCGGAACAATACATGCCATTGGTGGTGGAATTTTACTTGCAGAAATTCAACAAACTTCTGACATCACTTATCGTGTTTATGACTGGGATCGAGTTGATGAAAACGGAAATTCTCGCGAATTACATGTCGATTTGGCTTTAGAAGCGATTAACTATCAAAAGCAAAATCCGGAAATAGTTCATTCTAAAACAGAAAATCAAGAAAACAGATTGGTTTCGTGTGATTTTTTCACAACAAATCTAATTCCTTTAAACGGAGCTTTAGGCATAAATAAATCGAATGAATTATTTTATGTGTACATTTGCACCGAAGGAAATTTTGAAATAGTGTACAATTCTAAAACTTTAAAATTTAAAAAAGGTGATACTATTTTAATTCCAGCTGAACTTAAAGATTATACTTTAAAAGGTGAAGCAACATTATTAGAAATATTTATTAAATAA
- a CDS encoding MlaD family protein translates to MKISRELKTAILVLSSIALLLWGYNFLKGSDLFGSTTKFYVNYDNVEGLSPGAAVTVNGLVVGKVSKITFGDSGKLLVEILMHNPIEVPKNSKAIIYAPGFIGGKQIAIDLNFTDKEIAKDGDFLVGGTEAGMLDSLSEKVEPITHKLDSVLYNVNKLVVSLNATLDPATQQNLKDAIGELNQTMANANGITKKFDNIVSSNQGKIDGIMTNFNATSKNLNTLSTDLAQADLKATIQKFDNAAKNLDKLLADIEAGNGNVGKLMKDEALYNNLNKASKELNLLLEDVKLNPNRYINISVFGKKTAPYVEPASSGE, encoded by the coding sequence TTGAAAATATCTAGAGAATTAAAAACAGCCATTTTAGTATTGTCATCGATTGCTTTATTGCTTTGGGGATATAATTTCTTAAAAGGTTCAGACCTTTTCGGAAGCACAACAAAATTCTATGTTAACTATGACAATGTCGAAGGGTTAAGTCCTGGAGCAGCGGTAACTGTAAACGGTTTAGTAGTCGGAAAAGTAAGTAAAATCACTTTTGGTGATTCAGGAAAATTACTTGTAGAAATTTTAATGCACAACCCAATCGAAGTTCCAAAAAATAGTAAAGCCATTATTTATGCACCTGGTTTTATTGGTGGGAAACAAATTGCTATTGATTTAAATTTTACTGACAAAGAAATTGCTAAAGATGGTGATTTTTTAGTTGGCGGAACCGAAGCCGGAATGTTAGATAGTTTAAGCGAAAAGGTTGAGCCAATCACGCATAAATTAGATTCTGTTTTATATAATGTAAATAAATTAGTTGTTTCACTTAACGCAACTTTAGACCCTGCAACGCAACAAAATCTTAAAGATGCTATTGGTGAGTTAAATCAAACAATGGCAAATGCAAACGGAATTACTAAGAAATTTGATAATATCGTTTCATCTAATCAAGGTAAAATTGACGGAATTATGACTAACTTCAATGCAACCTCAAAAAATTTAAATACTTTATCTACCGATTTAGCTCAAGCAGATTTAAAAGCAACTATTCAAAAATTTGATAATGCTGCTAAAAATCTAGATAAATTATTAGCTGATATCGAAGCTGGAAATGGTAATGTAGGTAAATTAATGAAAGATGAAGCTTTGTATAATAATTTAAATAAAGCATCAAAAGAATTAAATCTTTTATTAGAAGATGTTAAATTAAATCCAAATAGATACATTAATATATCTGTTTTTGGTAAAAAAACGGCACCTTATGTAGAGCCAGCTTCTTCGGGAGAATAA
- a CDS encoding Rid family detoxifying hydrolase → MKKIINSAKAPASIGPYNHSVAVGDLLFVSGQIPFNQATETLVTSGIQDETKQVMENLKFILTDAGFTFEQVVKATIFIRDMNNFGLINEIYGSYFNMETAPARECVQVERLPRDVNVEISVIAHK, encoded by the coding sequence ATGAAAAAAATTATCAACTCAGCTAAAGCACCTGCTTCAATAGGACCATACAATCATTCAGTAGCCGTTGGAGATTTATTATTTGTTTCAGGTCAAATTCCATTCAATCAAGCAACAGAAACTTTGGTTACTTCAGGAATTCAAGATGAAACAAAACAAGTTATGGAAAACTTGAAATTTATTTTAACCGATGCAGGTTTCACTTTTGAACAAGTTGTTAAAGCAACCATTTTTATTCGTGACATGAACAACTTCGGTTTAATAAACGAAATTTACGGAAGCTACTTTAACATGGAAACTGCTCCTGCTAGAGAATGTGTTCAAGTTGAAAGATTACCAAGAGATGTGAATGTTGAAATTTCTGTAATTGCACATAAATAA
- a CDS encoding DUF2752 domain-containing protein produces the protein MEEYMLPCVHKKIFGIECFGCGTQRAIMLILQGDFGAAFKMYPAIYTTILFFIIVFLHFVDKKRNYNKMLIFLAIFNATIMIISYFYKYSFLLTN, from the coding sequence ATGGAAGAATATATGTTGCCATGCGTTCATAAAAAAATATTCGGTATCGAATGTTTTGGATGTGGAACTCAACGTGCAATTATGCTTATCTTACAAGGTGATTTTGGTGCAGCTTTTAAAATGTATCCAGCAATTTACACAACCATTCTCTTTTTTATCATTGTTTTTTTACACTTCGTTGATAAGAAAAGAAATTATAATAAAATGTTAATTTTTTTAGCTATTTTTAATGCTACAATTATGATAATTTCATATTTTTACAAATATTCATTTTTACTAACAAACTAA
- a CDS encoding Smr/MutS family protein produces the protein MIKNEWNKGDKVAVLDDAMEGVILAVKKDEITIETTDGFELVFKANELIKLGDTSEIAQASKYSDIEKAKIQKVTKNHHKVNNEKKSKKEDFVLEIDLHIEKLVKSFKHMNNFDILNLQIDTARGQLEFAIKNRIPRIVFIHGMGEGVLKEELDFLFGRYSEISYQDANYRKYGLGATEVFLKQSSLL, from the coding sequence ATGATAAAGAACGAATGGAATAAAGGTGATAAAGTGGCAGTTTTAGATGACGCGATGGAAGGTGTTATTTTAGCTGTAAAAAAAGATGAAATTACTATCGAAACGACTGATGGTTTTGAATTGGTTTTTAAGGCAAATGAATTAATCAAACTTGGAGATACTTCTGAAATTGCCCAAGCTAGTAAATATTCAGATATTGAAAAAGCTAAAATTCAAAAAGTAACTAAAAATCATCATAAAGTAAATAATGAAAAAAAATCTAAAAAAGAAGATTTTGTTTTGGAAATTGATTTACATATTGAAAAGTTGGTTAAGAGTTTTAAGCACATGAACAATTTTGATATTTTAAATTTACAAATTGATACAGCGCGCGGGCAATTAGAATTTGCTATTAAAAATAGAATTCCTAGAATTGTTTTTATTCACGGAATGGGCGAGGGGGTTTTGAAAGAAGAATTAGATTTTCTTTTCGGAAGATATTCAGAAATTTCATATCAAGATGCTAATTATAGAAAATATGGTTTAGGTGCTACTGAAGTTTTTTTAAAGCAAAGTTCTCTTTTATAG
- a CDS encoding N-acetylmuramoyl-L-alanine amidase produces the protein MFLKKVRKVITALVIFVGATANAQNFKVVLDAGHGGRDFGAVKNNFTEKKIVLDVTLKVGKILENAKNIDVVYTRKTDEFIELKERSNIANKAKGDIFVSIHANSVKNAPDAYGTETFLMGISKNKSNLEVAKNENYAIVLEKDYKTTYAGYDPSNPESIIGLTLIQEQYVLQSADLANKIQTKFDIDANRKNRGVKQGPFWVLHGAFMPSVLVEVGFLSNLEEGEYLNSEAGKNEIARSIANAIIEYKNVYHSSAKTTQVTATKEEIQKQEDNKLELQRKENERIEAIKKEAERLKEVSKTENATEGTRTVTKESTSKVKDTGVIFMIQIAASSKEIDTTPANFNGLEGVTVSKEDNLYKYYYNSTSDYEAARTTLDKIRPKYSTAYIVAFKNGNKISLKDALR, from the coding sequence ATGTTTTTAAAGAAAGTTAGAAAAGTAATAACTGCCTTAGTAATATTTGTTGGAGCTACAGCAAATGCGCAGAACTTTAAAGTAGTTTTGGATGCTGGTCATGGAGGAAGAGATTTTGGTGCCGTTAAGAATAATTTTACAGAAAAAAAGATTGTTCTAGACGTGACATTGAAAGTAGGGAAAATATTAGAAAATGCAAAAAACATCGATGTTGTTTATACGCGTAAAACCGATGAATTTATCGAATTAAAAGAAAGAAGTAATATTGCTAACAAAGCAAAAGGAGATATTTTTGTTTCAATTCACGCTAACTCTGTTAAGAATGCACCGGATGCATACGGAACAGAAACTTTTTTGATGGGTATATCTAAGAATAAATCAAATCTAGAAGTTGCAAAAAACGAAAACTACGCCATCGTTTTAGAAAAAGATTATAAAACGACTTATGCAGGTTATGATCCTTCAAATCCTGAATCTATTATTGGTTTAACTTTGATTCAAGAACAATATGTTTTGCAAAGCGCAGATTTAGCAAATAAAATTCAGACAAAATTTGACATCGATGCCAATCGTAAAAATAGAGGTGTGAAACAAGGTCCATTTTGGGTTCTTCATGGAGCATTTATGCCAAGTGTTTTGGTCGAAGTAGGTTTTCTTTCTAATCTTGAAGAAGGCGAATACCTAAACTCTGAAGCAGGTAAAAATGAAATAGCGCGCTCTATTGCAAATGCAATTATTGAGTATAAAAACGTATATCATTCAAGTGCTAAAACAACACAAGTTACTGCTACTAAAGAAGAAATTCAAAAACAAGAAGATAATAAATTAGAACTTCAACGTAAAGAAAACGAACGAATCGAAGCAATTAAAAAAGAAGCTGAAAGATTAAAAGAAGTTTCAAAAACTGAAAATGCAACAGAAGGCACTCGAACTGTAACAAAAGAATCAACTTCAAAAGTAAAAGATACAGGTGTGATTTTTATGATTCAGATTGCAGCAAGTAGTAAAGAAATTGATACAACGCCTGCGAATTTCAATGGTTTAGAAGGTGTAACTGTTAGCAAAGAGGATAATTTATATAAATATTATTACAATTCAACTTCAGATTATGAAGCTGCACGTACTACTTTAGATAAAATAAGACCAAAATATTCAACCGCTTATATTGTAGCCTTTAAAAACGGAAATAAAATATCTTTGAAAGATGCTTTGAGATAA
- a CDS encoding (Fe-S)-binding protein — protein MSENLIVPTMAEMMAKGEQPEVLFWVGCSGSFDDRAKKITKAFVRILNRANVSFAVLGAEESCTGDPAKRAGNEFAFQMQAIMNIQVFDAYEVKKIVTACPHCFNTLKNEYPELGGKYEVVHHTEFLKSLLESGRLTIEGGQFKGKRITFHDPCYLGRANKIYEAPRDLIQKLDAELVEMKRAKANGLCCGAGGAQMFKEPEKGTKDVNMERTDDALEVKPDIIAAGCPFCNTMLTDGVKFNHKEGEIQVLDVAELIANAQDL, from the coding sequence ATGTCAGAAAATTTAATAGTGCCTACAATGGCCGAAATGATGGCAAAAGGAGAACAACCTGAAGTTTTATTTTGGGTAGGATGTTCTGGAAGTTTTGACGATAGAGCAAAGAAAATAACAAAAGCATTTGTACGAATTTTAAATAGAGCAAACGTTTCATTCGCTGTTTTAGGCGCTGAAGAATCTTGTACAGGTGACCCAGCAAAAAGAGCAGGAAATGAATTTGCTTTTCAAATGCAAGCAATAATGAACATTCAGGTTTTCGACGCTTATGAAGTGAAGAAAATTGTAACTGCATGTCCGCATTGTTTCAATACTTTAAAAAATGAATATCCTGAATTAGGCGGAAAATATGAAGTGGTTCATCATACTGAGTTCTTAAAGTCATTATTAGAATCAGGTAGATTGACTATCGAAGGTGGTCAGTTTAAAGGAAAAAGAATTACTTTTCATGACCCTTGTTATTTAGGTCGTGCAAATAAAATTTACGAAGCACCTCGTGATTTAATTCAGAAATTAGATGCGGAGTTGGTTGAAATGAAACGTGCTAAAGCAAACGGATTATGTTGTGGAGCTGGTGGTGCGCAAATGTTTAAAGAGCCAGAAAAAGGTACTAAAGATGTAAACATGGAGCGTACGGATGATGCACTTGAAGTGAAACCAGATATCATTGCAGCAGGTTGTCCGTTTTGTAATACCATGTTAACTGATGGTGTGAAGTTTAATCATAAAGAAGGTGAAATTCAGGTTTTAGATGTTGCTGAATTAATCGCTAATGCACAAGATTTATAA
- a CDS encoding ABC transporter ATPase, with protein MFIPFEELPKSSKIWIYQSERKLSDEEVQEADIVLKKFVESWAAHSTPLQASYTIKYNRFIVLAVNQENHPASGCSIDASVRVIQELEQKFKVDLLDKMNVTYKTGEFIAHKSLIDFKKMAKEKAVNGNTIVFNNLVNTIEEFDEFWEVPASESWHSRFF; from the coding sequence ATGTTTATTCCATTTGAAGAATTACCAAAGAGTTCAAAAATTTGGATTTACCAATCTGAAAGAAAATTGTCAGATGAAGAAGTTCAAGAAGCAGACATTGTTTTAAAAAAATTTGTCGAAAGTTGGGCTGCTCATAGTACACCTTTACAAGCCTCTTATACTATAAAATACAATCGTTTTATAGTTTTGGCTGTTAACCAAGAAAATCATCCTGCTTCTGGATGTTCAATTGATGCATCTGTTCGCGTAATTCAAGAATTAGAACAAAAGTTTAAAGTTGATTTATTAGATAAGATGAATGTTACCTATAAAACGGGTGAATTCATTGCGCATAAATCACTAATCGATTTCAAAAAAATGGCTAAAGAAAAAGCTGTAAACGGAAACACAATTGTATTTAATAATCTTGTGAATACGATTGAAGAGTTTGATGAATTCTGGGAAGTTCCGGCATCAGAAAGTTGGCATAGTCGATTTTTTTAG